In Malania oleifera isolate guangnan ecotype guangnan chromosome 8, ASM2987363v1, whole genome shotgun sequence, a single window of DNA contains:
- the LOC131162781 gene encoding uncharacterized mitochondrial protein AtMg01250-like — MPAILNDQLRDWFKASRGLRQGDPLSPFLFILLVDTLDRLFFHAHARGVNKGFHVGREEEEISHLQFANDTLLLLENSLVKFKKAILLLKIFEKILGLKINLSKSGIAGINMGGRTLHISN; from the coding sequence ATGCCTGCCATTCTCAATGATCAACTGAGAGATTGGTTCAAGGCCTCTAGGGGTCTTAGACAAGGGGATCCTTTATCCCCCTTCTTGTTCATCTTACTTGTTGATACCCTTGATAGGTTGTTTTTTCATGCTCATGCAAGGGGGGTGAACAAAGGCTTTCATGTGGGGAGGGAGGAAGAAGAGATTTCGCATCTCCAATTTGCTAATGATACTCTTCTACTCCTTGAGAACAGTTTAGTAAAGTTCAAGAAAGCTATTCTATTGCTCAAAATCTTTGAGAAGATCTTGGGTTTAAAGATCAATTTGTCCAAGAGTGGTATAGCTGGAATTAACATGGGCGGGAGGACTCTTCATATTTCAAATTGA